In Vitis vinifera cultivar Pinot Noir 40024 chromosome 17, ASM3070453v1, one genomic interval encodes:
- the LOC100247368 gene encoding LOW QUALITY PROTEIN: uncharacterized protein LOC100247368 (The sequence of the model RefSeq protein was modified relative to this genomic sequence to represent the inferred CDS: deleted 1 base in 1 codon) — MALRHSEPVCFSHFCPARFRSRRQLRVSRAGSSVPRLRPPAVLVAAAREAHVNKPSVCTADELHRVAVTDSDWSLALWRYTPSPKAERRNHPLLLLSGIGTNAIGFDLAPESSFARYLSNQGFDTWILELRGAGLSTLVGESREVKKPFKAMSDRVGTNGVLPAEAPSTVISGTLVETFIPSVKGKRMVVESDDAQSVSKLSETSTHLFQKLSRFLNEGQIKNMPAKLFYKISIFMEDAQLYESFNDSKLKLSGVFEERQNFSIASQIRDLSGRHVNIIKEGQWTISPPLFDLKEVFLTLLDDFQKQLDLILKYNWDFDHHMKEDVPAAMEYIRTLCKPKDGKLLAIGHSMGGILLYAMLSQSGSEGRDSGLASVITLASSLDFTSSKSSLKLLLPLADPAQALNVPAIPLGALLAAAHPLMSLPPYVLSWLTSLVSAQKIPPESLEKLVLNNFGTVPSKLLLQLTTAFQEGGLRDRNGTFFYKHHLHKSNVPVLAIAGDRDVVCPPEAVYETVKHIPGNLVTYKVFGEPDGPHYGHYDLVGGPSAADQVHPCLSKFLIHHDMA; from the exons ATGGCGCTTCGGCATTCGGAACCTGTATGCTTCTCCCATTTCTGCCCGGCCCGGTTCCGGTCCAGACGACAACTTCGAGTCTCGAGGGCCGGCTCGTCGGTCCCGAGGTTGAGGCCGCCGGCGGTATTGGTGGCGGCGGCGAGGGAAGCGCATGTGAACAAGCCTTCTGTTTGTACTGCGGATGAGCTTCACCGCGTGGCTGTCACCGACTCCGACTGGAGCCTCGCTCTGTGGCGGTACACACCTTCTCCGAag GCGGAGCGGAGGAATCACCCGCTGTTGCTGTTGTCTGGCATTGGAACCAATGCTATTGGATTTGATCTTGCTCCTGAG tcttcttttgcacgtTACTTGTCCAACCAAGGATTTGATACATGGATTCTTGAACTTCGAGGTGCTGGGTTGAGCACATTAGTAGGGGAATCCAGGGAAGTTAAGAAGCCTTTCAAGGCTATGTCTGATCGGGTAGGAACAAATGGTGTTCTTCCTGCAGAAGCACCATCAACCGTAATTTCTGGCACTCTTGTGGAAACTTTTATCCCTTCTgtcaaaggaaaaagaatggTGGTTGAATCTGATGACGCACAATCGGTGTCAAAGTTGTCAGAAACTTCTACTCACTTATTTCAAAAGCTCTCTAGGTTTCTAAATGAAGGTCAAATCAAG AATATGCCtgctaagttattttataaaatatcaatattcaTGGAAGATGCTCAGTTATATGAATCCTTCAATGATAGTAAGCTCAAACTTTCAGGTGTATTTGAAGAAAGGCAAAACTTCTCTATTGCTAGTCAGATCAGGGATTTGAGTGGAAGGCATGTAAACATTATTAAAGAAGGTCAATGGACGATTTCACCACCCTTGTTTGACTTGAAGGAGGTTTTTTTAACACTACTCGATGATTTCCAAAAGCAACTTGACCTGATTTTAAAGTACAACTGGGACTTTGATCACCATATGAAAGAGGATGTGCCTGCAGCG ATGGAGTATATAAGGACTCTATGCAAACCAAAGGATGGCAAGTTGCTTGCAATTGGTCACTCCATGGGGGGTATATTGCTGTATGCAATGCTTTCACAATCTG GTTCTGAAGGAAGGGATTCTGGGCTGGCATCAGTCATTACATTGGCATCATCACTTGACTTCACATCTTCAAAATCATCACTGAAATTGCTCTTACCCCTG GCTGATCCTGCACAAGCTCTAAATGTACCTGCTATTCCATTAGGGGCATTGTTGGCAGCTGCTCATCCTCTTATGTCTCTTCCTCCTTATGTATTGTCTTGGTTAACTTCTCTGGTTTCTGCACAGAAGATCCCTCCTGAGTCACTTGAAAAACTTGTCTTGAACAACTTTG GTACAGTACCCTCTAAGCTCCTCTTGCAGCTAACAACAGCTTTCCAAGAGGGTGGACTACGTGACAGAAATGGAACTTTCTTTTATAAGCATCATCTCCACAAAAGCAATGTTCCTGTTCTAGCAATTGCAGGAGACCGAGACGTAGTCTGTCCACCTGAAGCTGTATATG AGACAGTCAAGCACATTCCTGGGAATTTAGTTACTTACAAAGTTTTTGGAGAACCAGATGGTCCACATTATGGTCACTATGACTTAGTAGGAGGCCCTTCG GCAGCTGATCAAGTGCATCCATGTTTATCTAAATTTCTCATCCATCATGATATGGCCTGA
- the LOC100245764 gene encoding uncharacterized protein LOC100245764, with the protein MPVVAEGSTVAEHIRLRRPRSQPIPDTDPNPQIPSIIQSTRCKSSISSLLLSTFSNTNANTNEGSNNTSGGRKKNFASAKFRGLGCAASSQVSVPAVIRTSADWQAKKVRKKKQRSLQQQQQQQKKSGNKGVNAVAPNPPAASVECVVPDVWCAPGIGFSADAASVDCVVARRPASGRGKVDGDKINQRERASCPTRRATNSEHISFHDSDPTIGMMRPGSDVFGPRYYRHVRHRSPEGLAEIVLFESNFLMGGRSNGHDRYRDWRLDVDNMSYEELLELGDRIGYVSTGLQEDEIGRCLRKSKLSILDELSAHLPTELDWKCSICQEEYEADDEMGKLECGHGYHIDCIKQWLGQKNSCPVCKATAAAQC; encoded by the exons ATGCCTGTTGTTGCAGAGGGCTCAACAGTGGCAGAGCACATTAGATTGAGGAGACCCAGAAGCCAACCCATCCCAGACACAGATCCAAACCCACAAATTCCTTCTATAATTCAATCTACTCGTTGCAAATCCTCTATTTCTTCTCTGCTTTTGTCAACATTCTCCAACACCAACGCCAACACCAATGAGGGCAGCAATAACACTAGTGGTGGTAGGAAGAAGAACTTCGCATCTGCCAAGTTCAGGGGGCTGGGCTGTGCGGCGTCGTCTCAGGTGTCGGTGCCGGCGGTGATACGGACGTCGGCAGATTGGCAGGCGAAGAAGGTGAGGAAGAAGAAGCAGAGGAGtttgcagcagcagcagcagcagcagaagAAGAGCGGCAACAAGGGGGTGAATGCGGTGGCGCCAAACCCACCTGCGGCTTCTGTTGAGTGCGTTGTTCCTGATGTTTGGTGCGCTCCTGGAATTGGGTTCTCTGCGGATGCTGCGTCTGTTGACTGTGTTGTAGCCAGAAGGCCTGCTTCGGGAAGAGGGAAAGTTGATGGAGACAAGATCAACCAGAGGGAg CGAGCTTCTTGCCCTACAAGGCGAGCAACAAACTCTGAGCACATCTCTTTTCATGATTCTGACCCTACCATTGGAATGATGCGCCCAGGATCAGATGTGTTTGGGCCTAGATATTACCGTCATGTTCGACATCGCTCACCTGAAGGGCTTGCAGAG ATTGTGTTGTTTGAAAGCAACTTCTTGATGGGAGGAAGATCAAATGGACATGACCGATACAGGGACTGGAGACTAGATGTTGACAACATGTCATATGAG GAACTGCTTGAGCTTGGTGATCGAATCGGGTATGTGAGTACAGGACTGCAAGAAGATGAGATTGGTCGCTGCCTCAGGAAAAGCAAACTCTCAATTTTGGATGAATTGTCAGCACACTTACCTACAGAATTGGATTGGAAGTGTAGCATTTGTCAG GAGGAATATGAAGCAGATGATGAGATGGGAAAGCTGGAGTGCGGGCACGGCTATCACATAGACTGCATAAAGCAATGGCTGGGGCAGAAAAATAGTTGCCCTGTCTGCAAGGCTACAGCAGCTGCCCAATGCTAA